The Gemmatimonadales bacterium genome contains a region encoding:
- a CDS encoding YciI family protein — protein MDSARSARPSRRARYAREGVFQAWARRDPPTGGVLVAAAPDRASLEAIVAQDRYVRAGVARAEVVEFSPASVRGALGT, from the coding sequence GTGGATAGCGCACGAAGCGCGCGTCCGTCTCGGCGCGCGCGCTACGCCCGGGAAGGCGTCTTCCAGGCGTGGGCGCGTCGCGACCCGCCGACGGGCGGCGTGCTCGTGGCCGCCGCCCCCGACCGGGCGAGCCTGGAAGCCATCGTCGCCCAGGATCGGTACGTGCGGGCGGGCGTCGCGCGGGCCGAGGTCGTCGAGTTTAGCCCAGCGAGCGTCCGCGGAGCCCTAGGCACGTAG